From Mya arenaria isolate MELC-2E11 chromosome 12, ASM2691426v1, the proteins below share one genomic window:
- the LOC128210179 gene encoding vacuolar protein sorting-associated protein 51 homolog isoform X1, which translates to MSTAQEDEDPEQRRKRHGMLKMYYGLDGNQDGGASLDPCDIDGAHFKPDMYLSKLIQEKSLTELMDKESEMLKQIRSLDSDMQTLVYENYNKFISATDTIRKMKNDFRKMEDEMDHLATNMTRITEFSGNVSHTLDDRRQQITKLAGVHSLLKKLQFLFELPARLNKCIEMKAYSQAVRYYTKAQRVLLQYQHMASFQGINSDCSKIIQEMVAILKEQFSNKECSPRELAECVDLLLQLNEPAEHLCDEFLAHAHQKLDDDLAGLQEQIAWHRGETPIKSHDNPGQQYLNTPMDVLEFVDSGCNGFLSNMCLVIASYNDMFLKIHDNEQLESMALKKLVQFVHALMEQYFDTVKQRIQLERETGDNTILVRALDRFHRRLQAMNKLLPDTDFSRAGTDIVSSAARDRVDHYLDSLKQHFADCLTDVRQTLASPRGKDATVNLTELLSGIQLNMVEQVKSVLSNLQVFIASDITFAMKPYFRGAFCTAGVREGLVVGFVLHLTQICQEFCEAGGERGSAPPPLLLILSRLCSDYESSTISYLITLTEEQFDMDPHSEMTSIADLCGEVKVTAQKLLNHFVKVQGLAISQMLRKSVETRDWLNTIEPRNVRAVMKRVVEDITSIDSQVGQLYEEGVRKEQSSDSSRRAHSYAASNQRRGQWTFTPSIDNSLISNIQKLFSEKIEIFSAVEFSKVSVLTGIIKISLKTFLECIRLRIFGRYGLQQIQVDTYYLQLYLWRFVSDETLVQVLLDEIVCSTVHRCLDPVMMEPSVVELICERG; encoded by the exons ATGTCAACTGCCCAAGAAG ATGAAGACCCTGAACAGAGGCGGAAACGTCATGGAATGTTGAAGATGTACTACGGCCTTGATGGAAACCAGGATGGAGGGGCCTCTCTTGACCCCTGTGACATTGATGGGGCTCACTTCAAGCCAGATATGTACCTGAGCAAGCTTATACAGGAGAAATCCCTCACCGAACTCATGGATAAGGAGTCGGAAATGTTGAAACAGATTCGCTCCCTTGACAGCGACATGCAGACACTGGTGTATGAAAACTACAACAAGTTTATAAGTGCTACTGACACAATCAGAAAG ATGAAGAATGATTTTCGTAAAATGGAAGATGAGATGGATCACCTGGCGACCAACATGACGCGCATCACCGAGTTTAGTGGTAATGTCTCCCACACCCTGGATGATCGCAGGCAGCAGATTACAAAACTGGCTGGGGTGCACTCACTACTCAAGAAG TTGCAATTCCTGTTTGAACTACCCGCAAGACTGAACAAATGTATAGAAATGAAGGCCTACAGTCAAGCTGTAAG ATACTACACAAAAGCCCAGCGTGTATTACTGCAGTATCAACACATGGCCAGCTTTCAGGGTATAAACAGTGACTGTAGCAAGATTATACAGGAGATGGTTGCCATCCTGAAGGAACAGTTCAGTAACAAAGAG tGTAGCCCCCGTGAGCTAGCAGAGTGTGTGGATCTCCTGCTGCAGCTCAACGAACCTGCTGAACACCTCTGTGACGAGTTCCTCGCTCA TGCACATCAGAAGCTGGATGATGACCTAGCCGGGTTACAAGAGCAGATAGCCTGGCATAGGGGAGAAACCCCAATAAAATCACACGACAATCCGGGACAACAATATCTCAACACTCCGATG GATGTGCTGGAGTTTGTGGACAGTGGCTGTAATGGCTTCCTCAGCAACATGTGTCTGGTGATAGCTTCCTACAATGACATGTTTCTTAAAATTCATGACAA TGAACAGTTGGAGAGCATGGCCCTAAAGAAGCTGGTACAGTTTGTCCATGCCCTCATGGAGCAGTACTTCGACACTGTCAAACAGCGTATACAGCTTGAG AGAGAGACTGGAGACAACACAATTCTTGTACGAGCCCTGGACAGATTCCATAGACGCTTGCAGGCTATGAACAAGCTCCTTCCTGATACAGACTTTTCAAG GGCAGGTACTGACATTGTGTCATCAGCAGCCAGAGATAGAGTGGATCATTATCTAGATTCTCTAAAGCAACACTTTGCAG ATTGTCTGACTGATGTCCGTCAGACTCTGGCCTCACCAAGAGGCAAGGATGCCACAGTGAATCTTACCGAGCTCCTCAGTGGCATACAGCTAAATATGGTGGAACAGGTCAAGTCTGTCCTCTCCAATCTTCAG GTGTTCATTGCATCGGACATCACCTTCGCCATGAAGCCGTATTTCCGGGGCGCGTTCTGCACGGCTGGTGTACGGGAGGGGCTCGTTGTTGGTTTTGTTCTGCACTTAACGCAGATATGCCAGGAGTTCTGTGAGGCTGGGGGAGAGAGGGGGTCCGCCCCACCCCCACTGCTTCTTATACTCTCCAGGCTATGTTCGGACTATGAGAGTTCTACCATTTCCTACCTG ATAACATTGACTGAAGAACAGTTTGATATGGACCCCCACAGTGAAATGACCTCAATAGCTGACCTCTGTGGtgaagtcaaggtcactgctcaGAAACTACTCAACCACTTTGTGAAAGTTCAGGGCCTTGCTATATCTCAG ATGTTACGTAAAAGTGTGGAGACTCGTGATTGGCTGAACACGATCGAACCTCGAAATGTGAGGGCTGTCATGAAGCGAGTTGTTGAAGATATAACGTCCATTGACTCCCAG GTTGGACAATTGTACGAGGAGGGTGTCAGAAAGGAACAGAGCAGTGATTCAAGTCGTCGAGCCCACAGTTATGCTGCTTCAAATCAGAGGCGCGGGCAGTGGACTTTTACACCAAG CATTGACAACAGCCTGATAAGCAACATACAGAAGCTGTTCTCTGAGAAGATAGAGATATTCAGTGCTGTCGAGTTCTCGAAGGTTTCTGTTCTGACTGGAATCATTAAGATCTCATTGAAG ACATTCCTTGAGTGTATTCGTCTGCGGATATTTGGTCGCTACGGCCTACAACAGATTCAAGTAGATACATACTACCTACAGCTTTACCTGTGGAGATTTGTCTCTGATGAAAC
- the LOC128210179 gene encoding vacuolar protein sorting-associated protein 51 homolog isoform X2, which yields MLKMYYGLDGNQDGGASLDPCDIDGAHFKPDMYLSKLIQEKSLTELMDKESEMLKQIRSLDSDMQTLVYENYNKFISATDTIRKMKNDFRKMEDEMDHLATNMTRITEFSGNVSHTLDDRRQQITKLAGVHSLLKKLQFLFELPARLNKCIEMKAYSQAVRYYTKAQRVLLQYQHMASFQGINSDCSKIIQEMVAILKEQFSNKECSPRELAECVDLLLQLNEPAEHLCDEFLAHAHQKLDDDLAGLQEQIAWHRGETPIKSHDNPGQQYLNTPMDVLEFVDSGCNGFLSNMCLVIASYNDMFLKIHDNEQLESMALKKLVQFVHALMEQYFDTVKQRIQLERETGDNTILVRALDRFHRRLQAMNKLLPDTDFSRAGTDIVSSAARDRVDHYLDSLKQHFADCLTDVRQTLASPRGKDATVNLTELLSGIQLNMVEQVKSVLSNLQVFIASDITFAMKPYFRGAFCTAGVREGLVVGFVLHLTQICQEFCEAGGERGSAPPPLLLILSRLCSDYESSTISYLITLTEEQFDMDPHSEMTSIADLCGEVKVTAQKLLNHFVKVQGLAISQMLRKSVETRDWLNTIEPRNVRAVMKRVVEDITSIDSQVGQLYEEGVRKEQSSDSSRRAHSYAASNQRRGQWTFTPSIDNSLISNIQKLFSEKIEIFSAVEFSKVSVLTGIIKISLKTFLECIRLRIFGRYGLQQIQVDTYYLQLYLWRFVSDETLVQVLLDEIVCSTVHRCLDPVMMEPSVVELICERG from the exons ATGTTGAAGATGTACTACGGCCTTGATGGAAACCAGGATGGAGGGGCCTCTCTTGACCCCTGTGACATTGATGGGGCTCACTTCAAGCCAGATATGTACCTGAGCAAGCTTATACAGGAGAAATCCCTCACCGAACTCATGGATAAGGAGTCGGAAATGTTGAAACAGATTCGCTCCCTTGACAGCGACATGCAGACACTGGTGTATGAAAACTACAACAAGTTTATAAGTGCTACTGACACAATCAGAAAG ATGAAGAATGATTTTCGTAAAATGGAAGATGAGATGGATCACCTGGCGACCAACATGACGCGCATCACCGAGTTTAGTGGTAATGTCTCCCACACCCTGGATGATCGCAGGCAGCAGATTACAAAACTGGCTGGGGTGCACTCACTACTCAAGAAG TTGCAATTCCTGTTTGAACTACCCGCAAGACTGAACAAATGTATAGAAATGAAGGCCTACAGTCAAGCTGTAAG ATACTACACAAAAGCCCAGCGTGTATTACTGCAGTATCAACACATGGCCAGCTTTCAGGGTATAAACAGTGACTGTAGCAAGATTATACAGGAGATGGTTGCCATCCTGAAGGAACAGTTCAGTAACAAAGAG tGTAGCCCCCGTGAGCTAGCAGAGTGTGTGGATCTCCTGCTGCAGCTCAACGAACCTGCTGAACACCTCTGTGACGAGTTCCTCGCTCA TGCACATCAGAAGCTGGATGATGACCTAGCCGGGTTACAAGAGCAGATAGCCTGGCATAGGGGAGAAACCCCAATAAAATCACACGACAATCCGGGACAACAATATCTCAACACTCCGATG GATGTGCTGGAGTTTGTGGACAGTGGCTGTAATGGCTTCCTCAGCAACATGTGTCTGGTGATAGCTTCCTACAATGACATGTTTCTTAAAATTCATGACAA TGAACAGTTGGAGAGCATGGCCCTAAAGAAGCTGGTACAGTTTGTCCATGCCCTCATGGAGCAGTACTTCGACACTGTCAAACAGCGTATACAGCTTGAG AGAGAGACTGGAGACAACACAATTCTTGTACGAGCCCTGGACAGATTCCATAGACGCTTGCAGGCTATGAACAAGCTCCTTCCTGATACAGACTTTTCAAG GGCAGGTACTGACATTGTGTCATCAGCAGCCAGAGATAGAGTGGATCATTATCTAGATTCTCTAAAGCAACACTTTGCAG ATTGTCTGACTGATGTCCGTCAGACTCTGGCCTCACCAAGAGGCAAGGATGCCACAGTGAATCTTACCGAGCTCCTCAGTGGCATACAGCTAAATATGGTGGAACAGGTCAAGTCTGTCCTCTCCAATCTTCAG GTGTTCATTGCATCGGACATCACCTTCGCCATGAAGCCGTATTTCCGGGGCGCGTTCTGCACGGCTGGTGTACGGGAGGGGCTCGTTGTTGGTTTTGTTCTGCACTTAACGCAGATATGCCAGGAGTTCTGTGAGGCTGGGGGAGAGAGGGGGTCCGCCCCACCCCCACTGCTTCTTATACTCTCCAGGCTATGTTCGGACTATGAGAGTTCTACCATTTCCTACCTG ATAACATTGACTGAAGAACAGTTTGATATGGACCCCCACAGTGAAATGACCTCAATAGCTGACCTCTGTGGtgaagtcaaggtcactgctcaGAAACTACTCAACCACTTTGTGAAAGTTCAGGGCCTTGCTATATCTCAG ATGTTACGTAAAAGTGTGGAGACTCGTGATTGGCTGAACACGATCGAACCTCGAAATGTGAGGGCTGTCATGAAGCGAGTTGTTGAAGATATAACGTCCATTGACTCCCAG GTTGGACAATTGTACGAGGAGGGTGTCAGAAAGGAACAGAGCAGTGATTCAAGTCGTCGAGCCCACAGTTATGCTGCTTCAAATCAGAGGCGCGGGCAGTGGACTTTTACACCAAG CATTGACAACAGCCTGATAAGCAACATACAGAAGCTGTTCTCTGAGAAGATAGAGATATTCAGTGCTGTCGAGTTCTCGAAGGTTTCTGTTCTGACTGGAATCATTAAGATCTCATTGAAG ACATTCCTTGAGTGTATTCGTCTGCGGATATTTGGTCGCTACGGCCTACAACAGATTCAAGTAGATACATACTACCTACAGCTTTACCTGTGGAGATTTGTCTCTGATGAAAC